In the Diprion similis isolate iyDipSimi1 chromosome 2, iyDipSimi1.1, whole genome shotgun sequence genome, one interval contains:
- the LOC124413032 gene encoding LHFPL tetraspan subfamily member 3 protein, with translation MGSKIEYVESSHMYATNYIRNSKAIGVLWGIFTICYAIIGVVAFVTPEWLGDLEHENPGRFGLWTRCHYGGNGELGEECEGSLDNLYSIASVPFRVSTILVGIAVIIALLSICAMLLFFFCQSTTVFYLCAWMQVVSAVCMAIGVAVYPLGWDSPQIRAVCGATASRYNPGACAVRWAIPLATIAALDAATLAALAFILASRHVRLQPEPFNNGSLYKGEVNPGYVNEAQSVAGSRKSLSLRPVLLVAPPEQDRYSELSRAKSHSHHSLYSPAPSHPVHTMSTNTLSHSQHNFQL, from the exons ATGGGGTCCAAAATCGAATACGTGGAATCGTCGCACATGTATGCCACTAACTACATCCGCAATTCAAAAGCTATCGGTGTACTTTGGGGAATTTTCACCATATGCTACGCGATTATCGGTGTCGTAGCCTTTGTGACACCCGAATGGTTGGGAGATTTGGAGCACGAAAATCCGGGCAGATTTGGCCTTTGGACTAGATGTCACTACGGCGGAAATG GTGAACTTGGAGAGGAATGTGAGGGCAGCTTAGACAACTTATACTCTATTGCAAGCGTGCCTTTTAGAGTGAGCACCATCCTTGTTGGAATCGCTGTGATAATCGCCCTTTTGTCCATATGTGCAATgcttttgttcttcttctgcCAGAGTACTACAGTCTTTTACTTGTGCGCTTGGATGCAGGTAGTTTCAG CTGTCTGCATGGCAATTGGCGTTGCAGTTTATCCTTTGGGCTGGGATTCTCCTCAGATTCGTGCAGTTTGCGGTGCAACTGCTTCCAG GTACAATCCTGGCGCCTGTGCGGTGAGATGGGCTATTCCTTTGGCCACGATTGCTGCTCTAGATGCTGCGACCTTGGCTGCCCTCGCCTTTATCTTGGCTTCCAGGCACGTCAGACTTCAGCCGGAGCCCTTCAACAACGGGTCATTATACAAAG GCGAAGTGAATCCAGGATACGTAAACGAGGCACAGAGCGTCGCTGGCTCCCGGAAGTCGTTGTCTCTTAGACCAGTACTCCTAGTTGCTCCGCCAGAACAAGATCGGTACAGCGAACTCTCGAGGGCGAAATCGCACTCCCATCACAGCCTCTATTCCCCAGCACCGTCACATCCTGTTCACACGATGTCGACGAATACCCTCAGCCACTCCCAGCACAACTTTCAGCTCTGA
- the LOC124413021 gene encoding paired box pox-neuro protein isoform X1 has protein sequence MPHTGQAGVNQLGGVFVNGRPLPDCVRRRIVELALLGVRPCDISRQLLVSHGCVSKILTRFYETGSIRPGSIGGSKTKTNKRALLLQQVATPTVVKKILRLKQEQPGMFAWEIREQLARQGACDPQSLPSVSSVNRILRGGGLHADHPTIDGGSSSAYQTQMTSNLNTRDALMRTDYQQKLFYPGTLGPLHISTTSGGATPPSWNPSFYSSLYHATTLHLQHGMQTFTSLESERLSQQGNSQSQVDLKSSSSSMAGSDDSLDKSDLDDNNESQDTYKSFQNSSLILELGHKIGSDRSAFVRHGTPVLTSKLKSIRSSPSSSDQSNVGDMDSNEACESRKVLETDEPINPSESNTESDRQPAAQPQRKRNPYSIEELLKKDENRNESKRQRLTNITGVVQPCGLVLDKDI, from the exons GTCAAGCCGGAGTGAATCAGCTGGGAGGCGTGTTCGTTAATGGAAGACCATTGCCCGACTGTGTCAGACGAAGGATAGTCGAGCTCGCTCTGCTGGGTGTTCGACCTTGCGACATTTCGAGGCAGCTTCTGGTTTCCCACGGATGTGTATCGAAGATCCTAACCAGGTTCTACGAGACCGGAAGCATCAGGCCTGGCAGCATCGGTGGCAGTAAAACGAAG ACTAACAAGAGAGCTTTGCTGTTGCAGCAAGTCGCAACGCCGACGGTCGTCAAGAAGATATTACGCCTGAAACAGGAACAGCCAGGCATGTTCGCCTGGGAGATCAGGGAGCAGCTTGCGAGGCAGGGAGCCTGTGATCCCCAAAGTTTACCTTCCGTATCCTCGGTGAACCGAATTCTCAGAGGTGGAGGACTTCACGCCGATCATCCAACGATCGATGGCGGCTCTTCGAGCGCCTATCAGACCCAGATGACGTCCAATCTGAACACCAGAG ACGCCCTAATGAGGACCGACTATCAACAGAAGCTCTTTTACCCCGGGACCCTCGGACCCCTGCATATTTCAACAACCTCTGGCGGCGCCACACCACCGTCTTGGAATCCCAGCTTCTATTCCTCTCTCTATCACGCTACGACCCTCCACTTGCAGCACGGAATGCAAACCTTTAC ATCGCTGGAGTCGGAGCGACTCTCGCAACAGGGCAATAGCCAAAGTCAAGTCGACCTTAAGTCAAGTTCAAGTTCGATGGCGGGTAGCGACGATTCGTTGGACAAGAGTGACCTGGACGATAACAACGAGTCGCAGGACACCTACAAgtcctttcaaaattcttcgCTGATACTGGAGCTCGGTCACAAGATCGGTAGTGACCGAAGCGCATTCGTTCGGCACGGAACGCCGGTCTTGACGTCGAAGTTAAAAAGCATCCGAAGCTCGCCGAGCAGCTCGGACCAGAGCAACGTCGGGGATATGGACTCGAACGAGGCCTGCGAGTCGCGGAAGGTCCTGGAAACCGACGAGCCGATAAATCCGAGCGAGTCCAACACGGAAAGTGACCGGCAACCGGCCGCGCAACCTCAACGAAAACGGAATCCGTATTCCATAGAGGAACTTCTCAAGAAGGACGAGAACAGAAACGAGTCGAAAAGGCAGAGATTGACGAACATAACCGGGGTCGTTCAGCCCTGCGGTCTCGTCCTTGACAAGGATATTTAG
- the LOC124413021 gene encoding paired box pox-neuro protein isoform X2 has product MPHTGQAGVNQLGGVFVNGRPLPDCVRRRIVELALLGVRPCDISRQLLVSHGCVSKILTRFYETGSIRPGSIGGSKTKQVATPTVVKKILRLKQEQPGMFAWEIREQLARQGACDPQSLPSVSSVNRILRGGGLHADHPTIDGGSSSAYQTQMTSNLNTRDALMRTDYQQKLFYPGTLGPLHISTTSGGATPPSWNPSFYSSLYHATTLHLQHGMQTFTSLESERLSQQGNSQSQVDLKSSSSSMAGSDDSLDKSDLDDNNESQDTYKSFQNSSLILELGHKIGSDRSAFVRHGTPVLTSKLKSIRSSPSSSDQSNVGDMDSNEACESRKVLETDEPINPSESNTESDRQPAAQPQRKRNPYSIEELLKKDENRNESKRQRLTNITGVVQPCGLVLDKDI; this is encoded by the exons GTCAAGCCGGAGTGAATCAGCTGGGAGGCGTGTTCGTTAATGGAAGACCATTGCCCGACTGTGTCAGACGAAGGATAGTCGAGCTCGCTCTGCTGGGTGTTCGACCTTGCGACATTTCGAGGCAGCTTCTGGTTTCCCACGGATGTGTATCGAAGATCCTAACCAGGTTCTACGAGACCGGAAGCATCAGGCCTGGCAGCATCGGTGGCAGTAAAACGAAG CAAGTCGCAACGCCGACGGTCGTCAAGAAGATATTACGCCTGAAACAGGAACAGCCAGGCATGTTCGCCTGGGAGATCAGGGAGCAGCTTGCGAGGCAGGGAGCCTGTGATCCCCAAAGTTTACCTTCCGTATCCTCGGTGAACCGAATTCTCAGAGGTGGAGGACTTCACGCCGATCATCCAACGATCGATGGCGGCTCTTCGAGCGCCTATCAGACCCAGATGACGTCCAATCTGAACACCAGAG ACGCCCTAATGAGGACCGACTATCAACAGAAGCTCTTTTACCCCGGGACCCTCGGACCCCTGCATATTTCAACAACCTCTGGCGGCGCCACACCACCGTCTTGGAATCCCAGCTTCTATTCCTCTCTCTATCACGCTACGACCCTCCACTTGCAGCACGGAATGCAAACCTTTAC ATCGCTGGAGTCGGAGCGACTCTCGCAACAGGGCAATAGCCAAAGTCAAGTCGACCTTAAGTCAAGTTCAAGTTCGATGGCGGGTAGCGACGATTCGTTGGACAAGAGTGACCTGGACGATAACAACGAGTCGCAGGACACCTACAAgtcctttcaaaattcttcgCTGATACTGGAGCTCGGTCACAAGATCGGTAGTGACCGAAGCGCATTCGTTCGGCACGGAACGCCGGTCTTGACGTCGAAGTTAAAAAGCATCCGAAGCTCGCCGAGCAGCTCGGACCAGAGCAACGTCGGGGATATGGACTCGAACGAGGCCTGCGAGTCGCGGAAGGTCCTGGAAACCGACGAGCCGATAAATCCGAGCGAGTCCAACACGGAAAGTGACCGGCAACCGGCCGCGCAACCTCAACGAAAACGGAATCCGTATTCCATAGAGGAACTTCTCAAGAAGGACGAGAACAGAAACGAGTCGAAAAGGCAGAGATTGACGAACATAACCGGGGTCGTTCAGCCCTGCGGTCTCGTCCTTGACAAGGATATTTAG